In Aeromicrobium marinum DSM 15272, one genomic interval encodes:
- a CDS encoding RNA polymerase sigma factor, with translation MEPTSTPAPDDRALLGRARSGDRTAFSELYDRHVRAVYWQAFGVVRDDDLAEDVTQEVFITAWRKLHGIDVVDESLLPWLLVTARYTALNARRGRLRQEARQTDLTDDAPAPGSVEADVVAAQVRDEIARAVARLSETDRRIYDLCVDGNHSYEQAAGDLGLSHAAVRNRLSRLRSRLRADLHAIREPA, from the coding sequence GTGGAACCCACCTCGACGCCGGCGCCCGACGACCGGGCCCTGCTGGGCCGTGCCCGCTCCGGCGACCGCACGGCGTTCAGCGAGCTCTACGACCGGCACGTCCGTGCGGTCTACTGGCAGGCGTTCGGGGTCGTGCGCGACGACGACCTGGCCGAGGACGTCACCCAGGAGGTGTTCATCACCGCGTGGCGCAAGCTGCACGGGATCGACGTCGTCGACGAGTCGCTGCTGCCGTGGCTGCTGGTCACCGCGCGGTACACCGCCCTGAACGCCCGCCGCGGTCGCCTGCGGCAGGAGGCGCGCCAGACCGACCTGACCGACGACGCGCCGGCGCCGGGATCGGTCGAGGCCGACGTCGTCGCGGCCCAGGTCCGCGACGAGATCGCCCGTGCCGTCGCACGGCTGTCGGAGACCGACCGCCGGATCTACGACCTGTGCGTCGACGGCAACCACAGCTACGAGCAGGCCGCCGGCGACCTCGGGCTCAGCCACGCGGCGGTCCGCAACCGCCTGTCCCGCCTGCGCAGCCGTCTGCGCGCCGACCTCCACGCCATCCGGGAGCCCGCATGA
- a CDS encoding Flp family type IVb pilin, producing the protein MERRLRRRGDEGASATEYALMVSMITFTVIAINALLGGIVAGFFADLTALMGG; encoded by the coding sequence ATGGAGCGACGACTGCGTCGGCGCGGGGACGAAGGTGCCTCGGCGACCGAATACGCACTGATGGTCAGCATGATCACGTTCACGGTGATCGCGATCAACGCCCTCCTGGGCGGCATCGTGGCCGGGTTTTTTGCTGACCTGACGGCCCTGATGGGCGGTTGA
- a CDS encoding Flp family type IVb pilin — translation MTKLNFVLAYAMSTLVADRREDKGATAVEYALIVAGIAVGLLVAVQAFGTALATFFTGLGAQIGI, via the coding sequence ATGACCAAGCTCAACTTCGTTCTCGCCTACGCGATGTCCACGCTCGTCGCGGACCGCCGTGAGGACAAGGGCGCCACCGCCGTCGAGTACGCGCTGATCGTCGCCGGCATCGCCGTCGGCCTGCTGGTGGCCGTCCAGGCCTTCGGCACCGCCCTGGCGACCTTCTTCACGGGTCTCGGCGCGCAGATCGGTATCTGA
- a CDS encoding TadE/TadG family type IV pilus assembly protein, translated as MSNITRTRAPHRRLGRGARARDERGAAAVELALVAPILIALAAGIVDFGFRYQQHIQYTNAAMQSARVMSITNNSDTATTEARSLTTAGVAVTVSAGGCGVGQSSVSVTIQGTRDTLTGLFGQTFTVRGTGQVRCE; from the coding sequence ATGAGCAACATCACGCGCACACGCGCACCGCACCGCCGGCTCGGCCGCGGCGCCAGGGCCCGCGACGAGCGAGGCGCCGCCGCGGTCGAGCTGGCGCTCGTCGCTCCGATCCTGATCGCGCTCGCCGCCGGGATCGTCGACTTCGGGTTCCGCTACCAGCAGCACATCCAGTACACGAACGCCGCCATGCAGAGTGCGCGGGTCATGTCGATCACGAACAACTCCGACACGGCCACCACCGAGGCCCGGTCGCTCACGACCGCAGGCGTCGCCGTGACGGTCTCCGCCGGAGGCTGCGGGGTCGGTCAGAGCTCGGTGAGCGTGACCATCCAGGGCACCCGCGACACGTTGACCGGCCTGTTCGGCCAGACCTTCACGGTCCGAGGGACGGGACAGGTCCGATGCGAGTGA
- a CDS encoding pilus assembly protein TadG-related protein — translation MSRLLRPSTIHEDRGATAIITAVIMTSLLSIGALTIDYGAASHVRRQTQNAADATTRSIVENCAKQAAAAGQNVLDGACVSATGTADASTIVQGNAPGSAPDAPVIGGAGREVSVTVAEPVDYRLAQLLGKDSDVVRSSATAEWTNLRPVEGFPVVPFGVAQCTYNDFRPSAGNVDGARTLIRSDVLQTVRSLVNNATGLLSGIAGFLRGILFPVNDLIGAITGSDAECGDGSANDVLAMQGGAWLTEAIDLDLVGASCDIDTRIGVLLYASSTLHDVLTSRCAARFGTQIRAGDTILLPIYRPKEVLTNVTGALGLSIQACGSGVSGNCVKVPPNLGAEIVGYAPFKVTGWRFGSNSSSDPLAPTCNNITISLPLQQLLSQLLLVGPLLNFVLGLLGFTVVEASVGCNGIQGYFTKSFTKDPNFEYAADGADFGAGLVRLKN, via the coding sequence GTGAGCCGACTGCTGCGCCCGAGCACGATCCACGAGGACCGTGGTGCCACGGCCATCATCACGGCCGTCATCATGACCAGTCTGTTGAGCATCGGCGCGCTCACGATCGACTACGGGGCCGCATCGCACGTGCGCCGGCAGACCCAGAACGCGGCCGACGCCACCACGCGCTCGATCGTCGAGAACTGCGCCAAGCAGGCTGCAGCGGCCGGCCAGAACGTCCTCGACGGCGCGTGCGTGAGCGCCACGGGTACGGCAGACGCCTCCACGATCGTCCAGGGGAACGCCCCGGGCTCGGCGCCCGACGCCCCCGTCATCGGCGGCGCCGGACGCGAGGTCTCGGTCACGGTCGCCGAACCGGTCGACTACCGCCTCGCCCAGCTGCTGGGCAAGGACTCCGACGTCGTCCGGTCGTCCGCGACGGCCGAGTGGACCAACCTGCGGCCGGTCGAGGGATTCCCCGTGGTGCCGTTCGGTGTCGCGCAGTGCACGTACAACGACTTCAGGCCCTCGGCCGGCAACGTCGACGGTGCGCGGACCCTGATCCGCTCCGACGTCCTGCAGACCGTGCGCAGCCTCGTGAACAACGCGACCGGCTTGCTCTCCGGTATCGCGGGTTTCCTCCGGGGCATCCTGTTCCCCGTCAACGACCTCATCGGGGCCATCACCGGGTCCGATGCGGAGTGCGGTGACGGGTCGGCCAACGATGTCCTCGCGATGCAGGGCGGAGCCTGGCTGACCGAGGCGATCGACCTCGATCTCGTCGGAGCCTCCTGCGACATCGACACCAGGATCGGCGTGCTGCTGTACGCCAGCAGCACCCTGCACGACGTGCTCACGAGCCGCTGTGCCGCGCGCTTCGGGACCCAGATCCGTGCCGGCGACACCATCCTGCTGCCGATCTACCGGCCCAAGGAGGTCCTCACCAACGTCACGGGGGCCTTGGGTCTCTCGATCCAGGCCTGCGGCAGCGGTGTCAGCGGCAACTGCGTCAAGGTGCCGCCGAACCTGGGGGCCGAGATCGTCGGCTACGCACCGTTCAAGGTGACCGGTTGGCGGTTCGGCAGCAACTCCAGCTCGGACCCGTTGGCGCCGACGTGCAACAACATCACGATCTCGTTGCCGCTGCAGCAGCTGCTGTCGCAGCTCCTCCTCGTGGGCCCGCTGCTCAACTTCGTCCTGGGTCTACTCGGCTTCACCGTCGTGGAGGCGTCGGTCGGCTGCAACGGGATCCAGGGCTACTTCACCAAGTCCTTCACGAAGGACCCCAACTTCGAGTACGCGGCGGACGGTGCCGACTTCGGCGCCGGGCTGGTGCGGCTCAAGAACTGA
- the cpaB gene encoding Flp pilus assembly protein CpaB, translating into MKKKLMAAVMAGVLAVAGVALLVLWAMNANDRAFDGAELVTVVRVVEPVPQGTSAAELAGLVETDEVPVTSVPDGAIESVDEVAGLAATARLLPGEVVLRARFAAPGDSGAGKVDVPAGLQEITFSLEGQRVVGGQVKAGDKVGVFGTYDPEQGDSWANLVSHDVLVTRVDQATTADASTAIAVTVAVGTELAEKIAFTMDFGRMWLSLQNADTDKSGERVIIGADLQ; encoded by the coding sequence ATGAAGAAGAAACTGATGGCCGCCGTCATGGCGGGAGTCCTGGCCGTCGCGGGAGTGGCGCTGCTGGTGCTGTGGGCGATGAACGCGAACGATCGAGCCTTCGACGGCGCCGAGCTGGTGACCGTGGTGCGCGTCGTGGAGCCGGTGCCGCAGGGCACCAGCGCCGCCGAGCTCGCGGGCCTGGTCGAGACCGACGAGGTCCCGGTGACCTCGGTGCCGGACGGCGCGATCGAGTCCGTCGACGAGGTGGCAGGGCTCGCCGCCACGGCGCGGCTGCTGCCCGGTGAGGTGGTGCTGCGGGCGCGGTTCGCGGCCCCGGGCGACTCCGGCGCCGGCAAGGTGGATGTCCCCGCCGGCCTGCAGGAGATCACCTTCAGCCTCGAGGGGCAGCGGGTGGTCGGAGGCCAGGTCAAGGCCGGCGACAAGGTCGGCGTGTTCGGCACCTACGACCCCGAGCAGGGCGACTCGTGGGCGAACCTGGTCAGCCACGACGTGCTGGTGACCCGGGTCGACCAGGCCACCACGGCCGACGCCTCGACGGCGATCGCCGTCACCGTGGCCGTGGGGACCGAGCTGGCCGAGAAGATCGCGTTCACGATGGACTTCGGACGCATGTGGCTGTCGCTGCAGAACGCTGACACCGACAAGAGCGGCGAGCGCGTCATCATCGGGGCTGATCTCCAATGA
- a CDS encoding AAA family ATPase, which produces MTRTLILGGDDALMARINVLPGTQVVALSSETIQAERFDLLRSLDPQALPDLIMLCEELPIEWSLELARATDERYPTIDLVLVGEYSAEVVVEAMRSGVRDIVTPEAPDSRLVEVLRRAEQHRVAGAPLTSTPGAAVPAAVNPEDTRVIVVVSPKGGVGKTSISTNLAIGLAEQHPSEVVLVDLDLQFGDVASTLNINPTSTMEHALTDEAAEDTFVLKTMLAVHPSGFHVLPGADSPAATEHATGRQIRRLIEQLATQFAYVVVDTAAGLDEPTLAALEVADDVIVVSTMDVSCVRGVRKEIELLLQLELLPASRMVVLNLADRQSGMRVKDVEAVIGLPVDVVIPRAPEVQLASNHGEPIMLKGRKKGGPFVKAVHQVIDRLARQGKSADVKHRRVEVA; this is translated from the coding sequence ATGACGCGCACGCTGATCCTCGGCGGGGACGACGCTCTGATGGCCCGCATCAACGTGCTTCCGGGCACACAGGTCGTCGCCCTCAGCAGCGAGACGATCCAGGCCGAGCGCTTCGACCTGCTGCGGAGTCTGGACCCGCAAGCGCTTCCGGACCTGATCATGCTCTGTGAGGAGCTGCCCATCGAATGGTCCCTCGAACTCGCACGCGCCACCGACGAGCGGTACCCGACGATCGACCTGGTGCTGGTCGGCGAGTACTCGGCCGAGGTGGTGGTGGAGGCCATGCGTTCAGGCGTCCGCGACATCGTCACGCCCGAGGCGCCGGACTCCCGCCTGGTCGAGGTGCTGCGTCGTGCCGAGCAGCACCGGGTCGCGGGTGCCCCCCTCACGTCCACGCCGGGTGCGGCCGTGCCTGCGGCCGTCAACCCGGAGGACACGCGGGTGATCGTCGTGGTGTCGCCCAAGGGTGGGGTCGGCAAGACCAGCATCTCGACGAATCTCGCGATCGGTCTGGCCGAGCAGCATCCGTCCGAGGTGGTGCTCGTCGACCTCGACCTGCAGTTCGGTGACGTGGCCTCGACGCTCAACATCAACCCGACCTCCACGATGGAGCACGCGCTGACCGACGAGGCGGCCGAGGACACCTTCGTGCTCAAGACGATGCTCGCCGTCCACCCGTCGGGATTCCACGTCCTGCCGGGCGCGGACTCGCCGGCAGCGACGGAGCACGCGACCGGTCGCCAGATCCGGCGACTGATCGAGCAGCTGGCCACCCAGTTCGCCTACGTCGTGGTCGACACCGCCGCAGGGCTCGACGAGCCGACCCTGGCGGCGTTGGAGGTCGCTGACGACGTGATCGTGGTGTCGACCATGGATGTCTCGTGCGTGCGGGGTGTGCGCAAGGAGATCGAGCTGCTGTTGCAGCTCGAGCTGCTGCCCGCCTCCCGGATGGTGGTGCTGAACCTGGCCGATCGACAGTCCGGCATGAGGGTGAAGGACGTGGAGGCCGTGATCGGTCTGCCCGTCGACGTCGTCATCCCGCGGGCGCCGGAGGTCCAGCTGGCCTCCAACCACGGCGAGCCCATCATGCTGAAGGGCCGCAAGAAGGGCGGACCGTTCGTCAAGGCCGTCCACCAGGTCATCGACCGACTCGCGCGGCAGGGCAAGAGTGCCGACGTGAAGCACCGGAGGGTGGAAGTCGCATGA
- a CDS encoding CpaF family protein yields MSLSDRLATARDRAEFSSVVTATATAAGVEPGAAPVALKVTDALAGVKARAVEELFKRLGARINDSSLTEAQLAEFVREELNQIIDDEQLLLTSDERGRLIQDIEDDALGLGPLQRVLEDPSVTEVMVNGHDCIYVERNGKIVLSGLKFTSEAHLRRAIERIVSRVGRRVDESSPMVDARLQDGSRVNAVVPPLAVRGSSLTIRKFSETPFTAKDLIEFGSMTAQMAELLRGAVEARLNILVSGGTGTGKTTLLNVLSGFIPDGERIVTIEDAIELKLQQDHVVQLESRPANIEGSGEVSIRDLVRNSLRMRPDRIVVGECRSGEALDMLQAMNTGHDGSISTLHANSPRDCIARLETLVLMAGMDLPLRAIREQIASAVDLIVQIQRLRDGTRRITHVTEVLGMEQDIVTLQDAFLFDFSAGMDEHGRFVGVQRPTGVRPRFTERFEELGIHVPMDSYDPGQVRVR; encoded by the coding sequence ATGAGTCTCAGCGATCGTCTCGCCACGGCACGGGACCGGGCCGAGTTCAGCAGCGTCGTGACGGCGACGGCCACCGCGGCGGGTGTCGAGCCGGGCGCCGCGCCGGTGGCCCTGAAGGTGACCGACGCGCTGGCGGGGGTCAAGGCCCGCGCGGTGGAGGAACTCTTCAAGCGGCTCGGAGCGCGGATCAACGACTCCTCGCTGACCGAGGCGCAGCTGGCGGAGTTCGTGCGGGAGGAGCTCAACCAGATCATCGACGACGAGCAGCTGCTGCTGACGTCCGACGAGCGCGGACGGTTGATCCAGGACATCGAGGACGACGCGCTCGGACTCGGTCCGCTGCAGCGGGTGCTCGAGGACCCGAGCGTCACGGAGGTGATGGTCAACGGCCACGACTGCATCTACGTCGAGCGCAACGGCAAGATCGTGCTCAGCGGGCTGAAGTTCACCTCCGAGGCCCACCTGCGTCGAGCCATCGAGCGGATCGTCAGCCGGGTCGGGCGGCGGGTGGACGAGTCCTCCCCGATGGTGGACGCACGTCTGCAGGACGGGTCGCGGGTCAACGCCGTGGTGCCTCCGCTCGCGGTCCGTGGATCGTCTCTGACGATCCGCAAGTTCTCGGAGACACCGTTCACCGCCAAGGACCTGATCGAGTTCGGTTCGATGACCGCGCAGATGGCCGAGCTGCTGCGAGGCGCGGTGGAGGCCCGGCTCAACATCCTGGTCAGCGGCGGCACGGGCACCGGCAAGACGACGTTGCTGAACGTGCTGTCGGGGTTCATTCCGGACGGCGAGCGGATCGTGACGATCGAGGACGCCATCGAGCTGAAGCTGCAGCAGGACCACGTGGTCCAGCTGGAGTCTCGGCCGGCCAACATCGAGGGCTCCGGCGAGGTCTCGATCCGCGACCTGGTGCGCAACTCCTTGCGCATGAGGCCGGATCGCATCGTGGTCGGCGAGTGCCGTTCCGGCGAGGCGCTCGACATGCTCCAGGCGATGAACACCGGCCACGACGGGTCGATCAGCACGCTGCACGCCAACTCGCCGCGGGACTGCATCGCGCGACTCGAGACCCTGGTGCTGATGGCCGGGATGGACCTGCCGCTGCGGGCGATCCGCGAGCAGATCGCCTCGGCGGTCGACCTGATCGTGCAGATCCAACGGCTGCGGGACGGGACCCGACGGATCACCCACGTGACCGAGGTGCTCGGGATGGAGCAGGACATCGTGACCCTGCAGGACGCGTTCCTGTTCGACTTCTCGGCCGGCATGGACGAGCACGGCCGATTCGTCGGCGTGCAGCGTCCGACCGGTGTGAGACCACGGTTCACCGAACGCTTCGAGGAGCTCGGCATCCACGTACCGATGGACTCCTACGATCCGGGGCAGGTGAGGGTCCGATGA